One Streptomyces sp. NBC_01217 genomic region harbors:
- a CDS encoding proline dehydrogenase family protein, with translation MLGPVILAASRSDRMRRFISAAPGTKQVVDRFIAGETVDQVVPIIEDAADKGLEVTLDVVGEDITTPEQAAAARDAYLELIERLKDLGLGTRAEMSIKLSMFGQSLPSPAATLDAEPSGLAARFPGGHELALANVRPVVEAAAAIGTTVTLDAEDHTTLDSMFAIHEELRKDFPQTGCVIQSYLFRTEEDARRLAAAGSRVRLVKGAYKEPASVAYQNKAEIDKAYVRILKTLMEGEGYPMIGSHDPRLIAIGQELARKAGRKLDEYEFQMLYGIRSEEHIRLAAEGHRMRVYTAYGTDWYGYFMRRLAEKPANLLFFGRSILTKG, from the coding sequence GTGCTGGGTCCCGTGATTCTCGCCGCGTCCCGCAGCGACAGGATGCGCCGTTTCATCTCGGCCGCACCTGGCACCAAGCAGGTCGTCGACCGGTTCATCGCCGGTGAGACCGTCGACCAGGTCGTCCCGATCATCGAGGACGCCGCCGACAAGGGCCTCGAAGTCACCCTCGATGTGGTGGGCGAGGACATCACCACCCCCGAGCAGGCCGCCGCCGCCCGCGACGCCTACCTGGAACTGATCGAGCGCCTCAAGGACCTCGGCCTGGGCACCAGGGCCGAGATGTCCATCAAGCTGTCGATGTTCGGCCAGTCACTCCCGTCGCCCGCCGCCACCCTCGACGCAGAGCCCTCCGGGCTCGCTGCTCGATTCCCCGGCGGTCACGAGCTGGCGCTCGCCAACGTCCGCCCGGTTGTCGAGGCCGCCGCCGCGATCGGCACCACGGTCACGCTGGACGCCGAGGACCACACCACCCTCGACTCGATGTTCGCCATCCACGAGGAGCTGCGGAAGGACTTCCCGCAGACCGGCTGCGTGATCCAGTCCTACCTGTTCCGCACCGAGGAGGACGCCCGCCGCCTGGCCGCCGCGGGCAGCCGCGTCCGCCTCGTGAAGGGCGCCTACAAGGAGCCCGCCTCCGTCGCGTACCAGAACAAGGCCGAGATCGACAAGGCGTACGTCCGCATCCTGAAGACCCTGATGGAGGGCGAGGGCTACCCGATGATCGGGTCGCACGACCCGCGTCTGATCGCCATCGGTCAGGAGCTGGCCCGCAAGGCCGGGCGCAAACTGGACGAGTACGAGTTCCAGATGCTGTACGGCATCCGCAGCGAGGAGCACATCCGGCTCGCGGCCGAGGGCCACCGGATGCGCGTCTACACCGCGTACGGCACCGACTGGTACGGCTACTTCATGCGCCGCCTCGCGGAGAAGCCCGCGAACCTGCTGTTCTTCGGCCGCTCCATCCTCACCAAGGGCTGA
- the pruA gene encoding L-glutamate gamma-semialdehyde dehydrogenase: protein MDAVTQVPAPVNEPVHSYAPGSPERARLEAKLKELSQNPIDLPMTIGGEKRMGGGERFDVVQPHNHKAVIGTFAAATQQDAQDAIDAALAAAPAWRAMSFDDRAAIILRAAELLSGPWRETLAASTMLGQSKTVQQAEIDTPCELVDFWRFNVHYARQILAEQPPANSPGVWNRMDHRPLEGFVYAITPFNFTAIAGNLPTAPALMGNVVVWKPSPTQTHSAVLLMQLLEEAGLPKGVINLVTGDGIAVSEVALNHRDLAGIHFTGSTPTFQHLWKTVGTNIANYRTYPRLVGETGGKDFVVAHPSADHAVLKTALTRGSFEYQGQKCSASSRAYVPASIWNSGFKEKFAAEVDSITMGDVTDLSNFIGAVIDERAFAKNKAAIDRAKSDPACTVVAGGTYDDSVGYFVRPTVIECSDPSNEVFTTEYFGPILAVHVYEDDKYDEMLEQMESVSDYALTGSVISNDRAAAAHTMEKLRYAAGNFYINDKSTGAVVGQQPFGGGRASGTNDKAGAPQNLQRWTLTRAIKETLVPPTDYTYPHQG from the coding sequence ATGGACGCTGTCACCCAGGTCCCCGCGCCGGTCAACGAGCCGGTCCACTCCTACGCCCCGGGTTCTCCCGAGCGCGCCCGCCTGGAGGCGAAGCTCAAGGAGCTCAGCCAGAACCCGATCGACCTTCCGATGACCATCGGCGGCGAGAAGCGGATGGGCGGCGGCGAGCGCTTCGACGTCGTACAGCCGCACAACCACAAGGCCGTCATCGGTACGTTCGCCGCTGCCACCCAGCAGGACGCCCAGGACGCGATCGACGCCGCGCTGGCCGCCGCCCCGGCCTGGCGCGCGATGTCCTTCGACGACCGCGCCGCGATCATCCTGCGCGCCGCCGAGCTGCTGTCCGGCCCCTGGCGCGAGACGCTGGCCGCGTCCACGATGCTCGGCCAGTCGAAGACCGTCCAGCAGGCCGAGATCGACACCCCCTGTGAGCTCGTCGACTTCTGGCGCTTCAACGTGCACTACGCGCGCCAGATCCTGGCCGAGCAGCCCCCGGCGAACTCGCCGGGCGTGTGGAACCGCATGGACCACCGCCCGCTGGAGGGCTTCGTCTACGCGATCACGCCGTTCAACTTCACTGCCATCGCGGGCAACCTGCCCACCGCCCCCGCCCTCATGGGCAACGTCGTGGTGTGGAAGCCGTCCCCCACGCAGACCCACTCCGCCGTGCTGCTGATGCAGCTCCTGGAGGAGGCCGGGCTGCCCAAGGGCGTCATCAACCTGGTGACCGGTGACGGCATCGCCGTCTCCGAGGTGGCCCTGAACCACCGCGACCTGGCCGGCATCCACTTCACCGGCTCGACCCCCACCTTCCAGCACCTGTGGAAGACGGTCGGCACCAACATCGCCAACTACCGCACCTACCCGCGGCTCGTCGGCGAGACCGGCGGCAAGGACTTCGTCGTCGCCCACCCGTCGGCCGACCACGCCGTCCTGAAGACCGCGCTGACCCGTGGCTCCTTCGAGTACCAGGGACAGAAGTGCTCGGCGTCCTCCCGCGCGTACGTCCCGGCCTCCATCTGGAACTCCGGTTTCAAGGAGAAGTTCGCCGCCGAGGTCGACTCCATCACCATGGGTGACGTCACCGACCTGTCGAACTTCATCGGTGCCGTCATCGACGAGCGCGCGTTCGCCAAGAACAAGGCCGCGATCGACCGAGCCAAGTCCGACCCGGCCTGCACGGTCGTCGCGGGCGGCACGTACGACGACTCGGTGGGCTACTTCGTCCGCCCGACCGTCATCGAGTGCAGCGACCCCTCGAACGAGGTCTTCACGACCGAGTACTTCGGCCCGATCCTCGCCGTGCACGTCTACGAGGACGACAAGTACGACGAGATGCTGGAGCAGATGGAGTCGGTCTCCGACTACGCGCTGACCGGCTCGGTCATCTCGAACGACCGCGCCGCGGCCGCGCACACGATGGAGAAGCTCCGCTACGCGGCGGGCAACTTCTACATCAACGACAAGTCGACCGGTGCCGTCGTCGGCCAGCAGCCCTTCGGCGGCGGCCGTGCCTCGGGCACGAACGACAAGGCGGGCGCCCCGCAGAACCTGCAGCGCTGGACGCTGACCCGCGCCATCAAGGAGACGCTGGTCCCGCCGACCGACTACACCTACCCCCACCAGGGCTGA
- a CDS encoding PP2C family protein-serine/threonine phosphatase → MTGRPWGGSRSTAAQSPWVSLRFRTENGGWHHMTCQIRRIQLGYGGREQVFGVIRDDTRLEAGRRKALAKLAAERQRAGEIAEFSAALITAASEQELRQVVLTRVAATFGGTGAMLMLLDDETGCLRASSDASVDPRQVDAMGGLSLDDPVPVTDAIRTGRPHFIPNHEEFIHLWPQAVGIPWLDSFTALSIAPLSPVGAHPLGAWAVTYDSEHHSPPDERALMTTLADLAGQALKRIRLQQARVELATALQQHMLPTLPDHLPGLEVAARYQPSRDGLDIGGDWYDAFVMPGGAVALEIGDSQGHDVDAAAFMGQVRTSIRAIAPHEPEPATVLTRTNELLITMNAPRFASCTMLYIDPRDGQVTGTSAGHVPLLCARGDGSSDVRELPGGPVLGVLSGTDYLEETFVLEKGTALVMVTDGVVEGPGLTLDAGLERAGTLVAQALHDGLNAEAVADRILDAAVAVDHLDDVAVLVIKRT, encoded by the coding sequence ATGACCGGGAGGCCCTGGGGCGGCTCGCGCTCGACTGCCGCCCAGTCCCCCTGGGTCAGCCTGCGGTTCCGTACCGAGAACGGCGGGTGGCACCATATGACCTGCCAGATCCGTCGGATCCAGCTGGGCTACGGCGGCCGCGAGCAGGTCTTCGGGGTGATCCGCGACGACACCCGGCTGGAGGCGGGCCGACGCAAAGCGCTGGCCAAACTGGCTGCCGAGCGGCAGCGTGCCGGCGAGATCGCCGAATTCTCCGCCGCCCTGATCACCGCCGCCAGCGAGCAGGAACTGCGGCAGGTCGTCCTGACACGGGTCGCAGCGACCTTCGGCGGCACGGGCGCCATGCTCATGCTCCTCGACGATGAGACAGGGTGCCTACGCGCCTCCTCCGATGCCAGTGTCGACCCGCGTCAGGTAGATGCCATGGGCGGTTTGTCGCTGGATGATCCGGTACCGGTGACCGATGCGATCCGAACTGGCAGGCCGCACTTCATCCCCAACCACGAGGAGTTCATACACCTCTGGCCGCAGGCAGTCGGTATTCCGTGGCTCGACTCCTTCACCGCCCTATCGATCGCCCCCCTCAGTCCGGTCGGCGCCCATCCGCTCGGGGCGTGGGCGGTGACCTACGACAGCGAGCACCACTCGCCCCCGGACGAGCGCGCCCTCATGACCACTCTGGCCGACCTGGCGGGCCAGGCACTCAAGCGCATCCGACTGCAGCAGGCCCGCGTCGAGCTGGCCACGGCGCTCCAGCAGCACATGCTCCCCACGCTGCCCGACCATCTCCCGGGCCTGGAGGTCGCCGCCCGCTACCAGCCCAGCCGGGACGGGCTCGACATCGGCGGGGACTGGTACGACGCCTTCGTGATGCCCGGCGGTGCGGTGGCCCTGGAGATCGGCGACAGCCAAGGGCACGACGTGGACGCCGCCGCCTTCATGGGGCAGGTACGCACCTCCATCCGCGCGATCGCCCCGCACGAACCGGAGCCGGCAACCGTGCTGACGCGCACCAACGAACTGCTCATCACGATGAACGCGCCACGATTCGCCAGCTGCACCATGCTGTACATCGATCCACGCGACGGACAGGTCACCGGCACCAGCGCGGGCCATGTGCCGTTGCTGTGCGCACGCGGGGACGGCAGCAGCGACGTCCGCGAGCTGCCGGGCGGTCCGGTGCTGGGAGTCCTGTCAGGCACCGACTACCTGGAGGAGACCTTCGTGCTGGAGAAGGGCACCGCGCTGGTCATGGTCACCGACGGCGTGGTCGAAGGGCCGGGCCTGACGCTGGACGCCGGTCTGGAGCGGGCCGGAACACTGGTTGCACAGGCCCTCCATGACGGACTGAACGCCGAGGCGGTCGCCGACCGGATCCTCGACGCCGCGGTCGCGGTGGACCACCTCGACGACGTGGCCGTGCTGGTCATCAAGCGCACATGA
- a CDS encoding SpoIIE family protein phosphatase, with translation MPSGDVLVLIDESGRVIEWGRPAEELFGWSAEEAVGRSVTTLMHAVAADREGRRERFSDAAAVLVKPVLRGTSVVWQVLAAADTAPGRDMAILKAVFTHSPVALHVLDSRLRVVRMSTATGGPHDTPVEHLLGKHFTEACELADPEEEAAVAQRVLESGEPVVNRLVRRIKTPGRPTRRIDAFSYFRLEDSHGEVVGLVASALDVTERENAQNRLALLDTVRTRVGHRLSVMDVCRELVEAVVPAFAGIADVEVIEDVIGGEDPPPVPVHRDVPLRRAAFEGRIAGHPAGAFRPLPVGVFHPLPVGTPFSDVLSDLRPRLVVIEEDSSWLAADPARADVIRRSGAHSLIVAPLALRGHALGVVSFYRHQREDFFEEEDVAVASAMCAHAALCIDNARQFMREWIIARTVQRRLLPQRPATHATVEVSQLHLPAPEGGGAWSDAIALPGARTALIVGDVAGRGIAAAITMGLLRTAVHTLAALDLPPDELLARLSDTAARLVAARATLPPMDPLSHEPLTADCVIAIYDPVDLTCAIARAGLPEPIVAFPDGTSADLPVPPGPPLAETGNAPFPATTVDLREGSTLVMGTAALADEVLAPSGPLRPLLDGACTGPLSDLCDDITHALAGGRRTGETLMLLARTKALPRDRVLTLALPEGPEAAPVARAAARRRLDAWGVDEETAFTTELIVSELVGNAVRYGTPPLQLRLIFERMLTCEVSDTATSAPQVKHARTIDETGRGLFIIASLADQWGTRYRTRGKTVWAEQPTGMSTERGSGAGPPA, from the coding sequence ATGCCCAGCGGTGACGTGCTCGTACTCATCGATGAGAGTGGCCGGGTGATCGAGTGGGGGCGTCCGGCCGAGGAACTGTTCGGATGGTCCGCCGAGGAGGCCGTCGGCCGGTCCGTGACCACGCTCATGCATGCGGTCGCCGCTGACCGGGAAGGTCGGCGGGAAAGGTTCTCGGATGCGGCCGCGGTGCTGGTCAAGCCGGTACTGCGCGGTACTTCCGTGGTGTGGCAGGTGCTCGCGGCGGCGGACACCGCGCCGGGGCGGGACATGGCGATCCTGAAGGCCGTGTTCACCCATTCCCCGGTGGCACTGCACGTCCTCGACAGCCGGCTGCGCGTGGTCCGTATGAGCACCGCAACCGGCGGGCCGCACGACACGCCGGTGGAGCACCTGCTGGGCAAGCATTTCACCGAGGCGTGCGAACTCGCGGACCCCGAGGAAGAAGCCGCCGTGGCGCAGAGGGTCCTGGAGAGCGGAGAGCCGGTGGTGAACCGGCTCGTCCGGCGCATCAAGACACCGGGCCGGCCCACGCGCCGTATCGACGCCTTCTCCTACTTCCGCCTGGAGGACTCCCACGGCGAAGTGGTCGGACTGGTGGCATCCGCACTCGACGTCACCGAGCGGGAGAACGCACAGAACCGACTGGCCCTCCTGGACACGGTCCGCACACGGGTGGGGCACCGGCTGAGCGTGATGGACGTCTGCCGTGAGCTGGTGGAGGCGGTGGTGCCCGCCTTCGCGGGCATCGCCGACGTCGAGGTGATCGAAGACGTCATCGGCGGAGAGGACCCTCCCCCGGTACCCGTCCACCGCGACGTTCCACTGCGCCGAGCAGCCTTCGAAGGACGGATCGCGGGTCACCCGGCGGGAGCCTTCCGCCCTCTGCCGGTCGGAGTCTTCCACCCCCTGCCGGTCGGCACCCCCTTCTCGGACGTCCTGTCCGACCTTCGCCCGCGCCTCGTGGTGATCGAGGAGGACAGCTCGTGGCTGGCCGCCGACCCGGCCCGGGCCGACGTCATCCGGCGATCCGGTGCCCACTCCCTGATCGTGGCACCGCTGGCGTTGCGCGGCCATGCTCTGGGCGTGGTCAGCTTCTACCGCCACCAGCGGGAAGACTTCTTCGAGGAGGAGGACGTCGCGGTGGCGTCCGCCATGTGTGCGCACGCTGCGCTCTGCATCGACAACGCCCGTCAGTTCATGCGCGAGTGGATCATCGCGCGAACCGTCCAGCGCAGGCTTCTTCCCCAACGACCGGCCACACATGCCACCGTGGAGGTCTCCCAACTCCACCTTCCTGCCCCGGAGGGCGGCGGGGCGTGGTCCGACGCGATCGCGCTGCCCGGTGCACGAACCGCGCTGATCGTCGGCGACGTGGCAGGGCGAGGCATCGCCGCAGCCATCACGATGGGACTCCTGCGGACGGCCGTCCACACACTCGCCGCCCTGGACCTGCCACCCGACGAGCTGCTGGCCCGCCTCAGCGACACCGCGGCCCGCCTCGTGGCCGCGCGCGCAACGCTGCCTCCCATGGACCCCCTGAGCCACGAGCCGCTCACCGCCGACTGCGTCATCGCGATCTACGACCCGGTCGATCTCACCTGCGCCATCGCCCGCGCCGGCCTCCCGGAGCCGATCGTGGCCTTTCCCGACGGGACCTCGGCCGACCTGCCCGTCCCCCCGGGTCCCCCACTCGCCGAGACGGGCAACGCCCCGTTCCCTGCGACCACCGTCGACCTCCGCGAAGGAAGCACACTGGTGATGGGCACGGCCGCGCTCGCGGACGAGGTCCTGGCGCCGTCCGGTCCACTGCGCCCGCTCCTGGACGGCGCCTGCACAGGGCCCCTGTCGGATCTGTGCGACGACATCACGCACGCGCTCGCGGGCGGCCGCCGGACCGGCGAGACACTGATGCTGCTCGCCCGCACGAAGGCGCTCCCCCGGGACCGGGTACTGACCCTCGCGCTGCCTGAGGGCCCCGAGGCCGCACCGGTCGCCCGCGCGGCGGCCCGCCGCCGGCTGGACGCCTGGGGGGTGGACGAGGAGACGGCGTTCACCACCGAGCTCATCGTCAGCGAGCTCGTCGGCAACGCGGTCCGCTACGGCACTCCGCCTCTGCAACTGCGCCTGATCTTCGAGCGGATGCTGACCTGCGAGGTCAGCGACACCGCGACCAGCGCCCCGCAGGTGAAACACGCCCGCACCATCGACGAGACAGGCCGGGGGCTGTTCATCATCGCGAGCCTCGCGGACCAGTGGGGCACGCGTTACCGGACCCGGGGAAAGACCGTCTGGGCGGAGCAACCGACAGGGATGTCCACGGAGCGCGGAAGCGGTGCCGGGCCTCCTGCGTGA
- a CDS encoding lysophospholipid acyltransferase family protein codes for MTSALPRIRDRIVLPVRSRATAALRRGLWWGVLSLTGGVERRGRLPRGGCVVVANHSSHADTAALLAALDARHTPAIGAAADYWFASPWRRRICRRLAAGFPVRRSGGGMDDLLSMADELRAGRAVVLFPEGTRGGDGELGSFHRGALVLAERAGVPVVPVGIAGTDRLLPKHGRLRSALVRVSIGDPLPSALTPEEARDAVAALHARTVAEPLRDSAARRRVASVVTSRWGIPLASLWALAEALSWPLMPELLLGAVCVAVPRAAPKMSLAALAGSLAGGLLALQLASAGVQLPAPMTTDRMRAEVRGELVLEGASAVRHQPWNGIPFKVYGAEAGRAEVPALDWLTASAAARGSRTLTVGLGFAAFGLLMRRHRRHYGRYLVLLGGGFTAGLSLIVHGWS; via the coding sequence ATGACCTCCGCACTCCCGCGCATCCGCGACCGGATCGTGCTGCCCGTGCGCTCCCGCGCGACCGCCGCGCTCCGGCGCGGCCTGTGGTGGGGCGTCCTCAGCCTCACCGGCGGGGTGGAGCGGCGCGGCAGGCTGCCGCGCGGCGGCTGTGTCGTCGTCGCCAACCACTCCTCGCACGCGGACACGGCGGCGCTCCTCGCCGCGCTCGACGCCCGGCACACCCCGGCGATCGGCGCGGCGGCCGACTACTGGTTCGCCTCGCCGTGGCGGCGCCGGATCTGCCGCAGGCTCGCGGCCGGGTTCCCGGTGCGGCGCAGCGGCGGCGGCATGGACGACCTGCTGTCGATGGCGGACGAGCTGCGGGCGGGCCGGGCCGTCGTCCTGTTCCCCGAGGGCACCCGGGGCGGGGACGGCGAGCTGGGCTCCTTCCACCGGGGCGCGCTGGTCCTGGCCGAGCGGGCGGGTGTCCCGGTCGTGCCGGTGGGGATCGCGGGCACGGACCGGCTGCTGCCCAAGCACGGCCGGCTGCGCTCGGCGCTGGTGCGGGTGTCGATCGGTGACCCGCTGCCGTCGGCCCTCACGCCGGAGGAGGCCCGCGACGCGGTGGCGGCGCTGCACGCGCGTACGGTCGCCGAGCCGCTGAGGGACTCCGCAGCGCGGCGCCGGGTGGCCTCGGTCGTCACCTCGCGCTGGGGCATTCCGCTCGCCTCCCTCTGGGCGCTGGCGGAGGCGCTCAGCTGGCCGCTGATGCCGGAGCTGCTGCTGGGCGCGGTCTGTGTGGCGGTGCCGAGGGCGGCGCCGAAGATGTCGCTGGCGGCCCTGGCCGGCAGTCTGGCCGGTGGCCTGCTCGCCCTACAGCTGGCCTCGGCGGGCGTGCAGTTGCCCGCACCGATGACCACGGACCGGATGCGCGCGGAGGTCCGCGGCGAACTGGTCCTGGAGGGTGCGTCCGCGGTGCGTCACCAGCCGTGGAACGGCATCCCCTTCAAGGTGTACGGCGCCGAGGCGGGCCGCGCCGAAGTGCCCGCGCTCGACTGGCTCACCGCATCGGCCGCGGCACGCGGCTCGCGGACCCTCACCGTGGGGCTGGGCTTCGCCGCCTTCGGTCTGCTGATGCGCCGTCACCGTCGTCACTACGGCCGCTATCTGGTCCTGCTGGGCGGCGGCTTCACGGCCGGACTCTCACTGATCGTGCACGGCTGGAGCTGA
- a CDS encoding phosphatidate cytidylyltransferase: MSAVLIAEEAAARAVPLVAGVLGAGGVAVAVLPSRVRMRAELRKRWRTWALVAPVFLGAYFLGGGGTFTLAAGLGVIAVSEFVRMAGLTRGDHAVLAVAALALPALAWLAPQLLDVRAAALLLVAAALPAVLSGDDRAGFTRTARTVFGLLWIPVALTGLVTLGDTGVAVGLAVALGDVGAWCGGTALGRRGPLARPLSPLSPNKTWAGVAGAAAATAALLLVLGTFTLPLWAAVLGGCVLGDLLESMVKRESGVKDAGSWLPGFGGLLDRIDSLLVALLLAMVMT, from the coding sequence GAGGCGGCGGCCCGGGCCGTGCCGCTGGTCGCGGGGGTTCTGGGGGCGGGCGGCGTCGCCGTCGCCGTACTGCCGTCGAGGGTCCGGATGCGGGCCGAGCTGCGCAAGCGGTGGCGTACCTGGGCGCTGGTGGCGCCGGTCTTCCTGGGGGCGTACTTCCTTGGCGGCGGCGGGACGTTCACACTGGCCGCGGGGCTCGGGGTGATCGCGGTGAGCGAGTTCGTCCGGATGGCGGGGCTCACACGCGGCGATCACGCGGTGCTCGCGGTGGCGGCCCTCGCGCTTCCGGCGCTGGCCTGGCTGGCGCCGCAACTCCTCGACGTACGGGCGGCGGCGCTGCTGCTGGTCGCGGCCGCGCTTCCCGCGGTGCTGTCCGGGGACGACCGGGCGGGCTTCACCCGCACCGCCCGCACCGTCTTCGGGCTGCTGTGGATCCCGGTCGCGCTGACCGGTCTGGTGACGCTCGGCGACACGGGTGTGGCGGTGGGGCTGGCGGTGGCGCTCGGCGATGTCGGCGCCTGGTGCGGGGGTACGGCGCTGGGCCGGCGCGGCCCGCTCGCCCGGCCGCTGTCGCCGCTCTCCCCCAACAAGACCTGGGCGGGTGTGGCCGGTGCCGCGGCGGCAACCGCCGCACTCCTGCTCGTACTCGGCACGTTCACCCTCCCGCTGTGGGCAGCGGTGCTCGGCGGCTGTGTCCTCGGCGACCTGCTCGAATCGATGGTCAAGCGCGAGTCGGGGGTGAAGGACGCGGGCAGCTGGCTGCCCGGCTTCGGCGGCCTCCTCGACCGGATCGACTCCCTGCTGGTGGCCCTTCTCCTGGCGATGGTGATGACATGA